One Candidatus Alcyoniella australis DNA segment encodes these proteins:
- a CDS encoding alpha/beta hydrolase: MLNKSKIEGIQKGSFESFDGTRIAYQSVGQGPPLVFANGLGGTFNAWCYLFNHLKARYRIVTWDYRGLYASERPRDLNTMTIPVMVRDMHCLIEHLKVERPIIAGWSMGVPIVIEYYKAHPEQVRGLGLICGSAGRPFDTALHWGGSRYLMPLVFNLLERLPGLTGKAMKLSLNLEPLFKLAQPLGIVAKEADIEVFKELVEDYSGLDFEAYFHVMNDMGKQDAWDFLSRIDAPTLIVAAGRDFFTPVYVSERMHRRIRGSELLVLPKGTHYAPLEFPSEINAGMDKFLDRMERTNPLPVKAAPKPKPKPKAKAKAAVKAKPKPALKKTVGKPKPKAAAKAVAKAKAKPKTAVKAKPKPKKRK; this comes from the coding sequence ATGTTGAACAAGAGCAAGATCGAGGGAATCCAGAAGGGGAGTTTCGAGAGCTTCGACGGCACGCGGATCGCCTATCAGTCCGTGGGCCAGGGCCCGCCGCTGGTTTTCGCCAACGGGCTGGGCGGCACGTTCAACGCCTGGTGCTATCTGTTCAACCACCTCAAGGCGCGCTACCGCATCGTGACCTGGGATTACCGCGGGCTCTACGCCTCCGAGCGTCCGCGGGACCTCAATACAATGACGATCCCGGTGATGGTGCGCGACATGCACTGCCTGATCGAGCACCTTAAGGTCGAGCGCCCGATCATTGCCGGTTGGTCCATGGGCGTGCCGATTGTGATCGAGTATTACAAGGCCCACCCCGAGCAGGTGCGCGGCCTGGGCCTGATTTGCGGCAGCGCGGGACGGCCGTTCGACACGGCGTTGCACTGGGGCGGCAGCCGCTACCTGATGCCGCTGGTGTTCAACCTGCTCGAGCGGCTGCCGGGTCTTACGGGCAAGGCGATGAAGCTTTCGCTCAACCTCGAGCCGCTATTCAAGCTCGCGCAACCGTTGGGCATAGTGGCCAAGGAGGCTGACATCGAGGTCTTCAAGGAGCTGGTCGAGGACTACTCGGGCCTGGACTTCGAGGCCTACTTCCACGTGATGAACGACATGGGGAAACAGGACGCCTGGGACTTTCTCAGCCGCATCGACGCGCCGACCTTGATCGTGGCAGCGGGCCGCGACTTCTTTACTCCGGTCTACGTCAGCGAACGCATGCACCGCCGCATTCGCGGCTCCGAGCTGCTGGTGCTGCCCAAGGGCACGCACTACGCGCCGCTGGAGTTCCCCAGCGAGATCAACGCGGGCATGGATAAGTTCCTCGACCGCATGGAGCGCACCAACCCCCTGCCCGTTAAAGCCGCGCCCAAGCCGAAGCCCAAACCCAAGGCCAAAGCCAAAGCCGCTGTTAAAGCAAAGCCCAAACCTGCGCTAAAAAAGACGGTCGGCAAACCTAAACCTAAAGCCGCTGCTAAAGCCGTGGCCAAGGCCAAAGCCAAACCGAAGACTGCTGTAAAGGCCAAACCAAAGCCTAAAAAACGGAAGTGA
- a CDS encoding C25 family cysteine peptidase: MFKHTGRLWLILALCAVLSLCACSGGDDDDDDGDPADGDNPGDGDDSGDGGDEQVPDDPGIHDYIIVAANPDLESAAMELKALRHDEGLSVKSTNLEQLGIKGDAEQMMVALRDYLLGEYDPSRTQYVLLIGSHALLPMCTAYLDPLNHSAQGEYTTLTDFYYSDLTSAWDSDGDGFYGEYGDDAMDFNAELLVGRIPLDDPQQVAAVAARIVDWTGSNAAYKNDVMLAAGRIQLEGDSSIIMEVIRTQTLAPAGFNVTRAYADDNLAVPEIPLESSAFIDYWNGHDLGFVMWACHGSAFAAYTGYDNERFFRVADLPDVGGSAPSVVFSSACSNAKATEYSLGHALLADKAAGFIGSTTVTHPGDLGEGSLTFIITIEEFIVDGLPLGTSFRDGINNYMDNFFLKMGYEPQLYLRNIFGFTIYGDPALTYRP, translated from the coding sequence ATGTTCAAGCATACTGGTAGATTGTGGCTAATCCTGGCGCTGTGCGCCGTGTTGAGTCTCTGCGCCTGCTCCGGTGGAGACGACGACGACGATGACGGCGATCCGGCCGATGGCGATAATCCCGGAGACGGCGACGATTCGGGCGACGGCGGCGACGAGCAGGTGCCCGACGATCCGGGGATACACGACTACATCATCGTGGCCGCCAATCCGGATCTCGAGTCCGCGGCCATGGAGCTCAAGGCTTTGCGTCACGACGAGGGGCTCTCGGTGAAATCGACCAACCTCGAGCAGCTCGGAATTAAGGGCGACGCCGAGCAGATGATGGTCGCGTTGCGCGATTACCTGCTGGGCGAGTACGACCCGAGCCGCACCCAGTACGTGCTGTTGATCGGTTCCCACGCGCTGCTGCCGATGTGCACCGCGTACCTCGATCCGCTCAATCACTCGGCTCAGGGCGAGTACACCACGCTCACCGATTTCTACTATTCCGACCTGACCTCGGCCTGGGACTCGGACGGCGACGGGTTCTACGGCGAGTACGGCGACGACGCCATGGACTTCAATGCCGAGCTGCTGGTGGGGCGCATCCCGCTGGACGATCCGCAGCAGGTCGCAGCGGTTGCAGCGCGAATCGTCGATTGGACCGGATCCAACGCCGCGTACAAGAACGACGTAATGCTCGCCGCGGGACGCATTCAGCTCGAGGGCGATTCCTCGATCATCATGGAGGTGATTCGTACTCAGACCCTGGCGCCAGCGGGATTCAACGTGACCCGCGCCTATGCCGACGACAACCTCGCCGTGCCCGAGATCCCGCTGGAGAGCTCGGCCTTCATCGATTATTGGAACGGCCACGACCTGGGGTTCGTGATGTGGGCCTGTCACGGCAGCGCCTTTGCCGCCTACACCGGCTACGACAACGAACGTTTCTTCCGCGTGGCCGACCTTCCGGACGTGGGCGGATCAGCCCCGAGCGTGGTCTTCTCCAGCGCCTGCTCCAATGCCAAGGCCACCGAGTACAGCCTGGGCCACGCGCTGCTGGCGGACAAGGCGGCGGGATTCATCGGCTCGACCACCGTGACCCACCCCGGCGATTTGGGCGAGGGGTCTCTGACGTTCATTATTACTATCGAGGAATTCATCGTCGACGGCCTGCCGCTGGGCACATCGTTCCGCGACGGGATCAACAATTACATGGACAACTTTTTCCTGAAGATGGGCTATGAGCCGCAGCTTTACCTACGCAACATTTTCGGCTTCACGATCTATGGCGACCCGGCACTGACCTACCGGCCCTAA
- a CDS encoding pitrilysin family protein: MNRSDQWPQIRTLGNGLRIVLDPLSGSPVVSVQAWVMVGSADERPDQAGLAHVHEHMVFKGTPTRPVGAIAAEVEGLGGEINAFTSLDHTVYYITIASRFADRALSVLGDALNNTLFDQDELTRELEVIREEILRGRDNPQIRLSDLQFSEAFAIHPYGRPVIGIEQSVAAMTREKVIEFYDRWYCPSNVCLVVSGEFEPDVIMQLIESEFGQRRPAPLPAVGPRQAEPEPEGPRAQIEASSVSECYLSLAWPAPAIDHPDAAALDVAALVLGAGESSRLYREVHDKRELAFAVWAQNYTPKDPGLMFAGAMTTAEHFEPCLSAILEQCAQIALEPPDPEELCKAKRIVEAELVFDAETVQGSAHKLGLSMSLTDDVNLEAQYLARVRAVQAQDVQRVVAQYMRPERIRLAALWPEQAGDAPSQKALLERVLAAPAPAAVEATPEQVAQPTQTHKAARRTVRQVQPLYRELPSGMKLVAIQRPGSGVVSMRAALLGGQRMERVEHVGLQNFCAQMLTKGTSTRDAAQLAREVDRLAGSLSGFSGRNSIGLTGEFLAADFQRGLELFSDVLLRPRFDADEAEKKRRELLFALSSRRDQPARVAFDLFARTLYGDHAYSFPSLGNVQSVGAISVEQLRRAWRDQLRARSCVIGVAGDVDPLEALDALQDAIDLQQTADLEPLRPEPAPSRLDGPRQATQSSDKQQAHAVIGFPGATLNDPDRHLLELLSAILSGQSGRLFLDLRDRQSLAYSLNSLSVEGLDPGFFGVYIGCAPDKVEHVLEQIDAHLERICKQPVSLEELKRGRRYVLGSFEIELQTGSAWTSQLVLNELYKLPRDEIERMRVLLQSATPQDVQRVAQRFLDPQARVQVVLTP, from the coding sequence GTGAATCGTAGCGATCAATGGCCGCAAATCCGCACTCTGGGCAACGGGCTGAGGATCGTGCTCGACCCGCTGTCGGGCTCGCCGGTAGTCTCGGTTCAGGCCTGGGTGATGGTCGGCTCGGCCGACGAGCGCCCCGATCAGGCGGGCCTGGCCCACGTACACGAGCACATGGTGTTCAAGGGCACGCCCACGCGGCCGGTGGGCGCGATCGCAGCGGAGGTCGAGGGTCTGGGCGGCGAGATCAACGCCTTTACCAGCCTGGATCATACGGTCTACTACATCACGATTGCCTCGCGCTTCGCTGATCGCGCGCTGAGCGTGTTGGGCGACGCGTTGAACAATACGCTGTTCGATCAAGACGAGCTGACGCGCGAGCTCGAGGTGATCCGCGAGGAGATCCTGCGCGGCCGCGACAACCCGCAGATCAGGCTCAGCGATTTACAGTTCTCCGAAGCCTTTGCAATTCATCCCTACGGCCGACCGGTCATCGGCATCGAGCAGTCCGTGGCCGCGATGACCCGCGAAAAGGTGATCGAGTTTTACGACCGCTGGTATTGCCCGTCGAACGTCTGCCTGGTGGTTTCCGGCGAGTTCGAGCCGGACGTGATTATGCAGTTGATCGAAAGCGAGTTCGGCCAAAGGCGGCCCGCGCCGTTGCCCGCCGTTGGTCCGCGTCAGGCCGAGCCCGAGCCCGAGGGACCGCGCGCGCAGATCGAGGCCTCGTCCGTGTCCGAATGCTACCTATCGTTGGCCTGGCCCGCGCCCGCCATCGATCATCCTGACGCGGCGGCCCTGGACGTGGCGGCGCTGGTGCTCGGGGCCGGAGAATCCAGCCGGTTGTACCGCGAGGTGCACGATAAGCGCGAGCTGGCGTTCGCGGTCTGGGCCCAGAACTATACGCCCAAGGATCCGGGGCTGATGTTCGCCGGGGCGATGACCACGGCCGAGCATTTCGAGCCCTGCCTTTCGGCGATCCTCGAGCAGTGCGCGCAAATCGCCCTAGAGCCGCCCGACCCCGAGGAGCTATGCAAGGCCAAGCGGATCGTCGAGGCCGAGCTGGTGTTCGACGCCGAGACCGTGCAGGGCTCGGCGCACAAGCTCGGGCTGTCGATGAGCCTCACCGATGATGTAAATCTCGAGGCCCAGTACCTGGCGCGGGTGCGCGCGGTGCAGGCCCAAGACGTGCAACGGGTCGTGGCGCAATACATGCGGCCCGAACGGATTCGGCTCGCCGCGCTGTGGCCCGAGCAGGCGGGAGACGCGCCGAGCCAAAAGGCGCTGCTCGAGCGCGTTCTGGCAGCCCCCGCGCCTGCGGCGGTCGAGGCTACACCCGAGCAAGTCGCCCAGCCGACGCAAACGCACAAGGCGGCGCGGCGCACGGTGCGGCAGGTCCAGCCGCTCTATCGCGAGCTGCCAAGCGGAATGAAACTGGTGGCGATTCAGCGTCCGGGCAGCGGCGTGGTGAGCATGCGCGCGGCCCTGCTCGGGGGCCAGCGCATGGAGCGGGTCGAACACGTAGGATTGCAAAACTTCTGCGCCCAGATGCTGACTAAGGGCACGAGCACGCGCGACGCGGCGCAGCTGGCCCGCGAGGTCGACCGGCTGGCCGGATCGCTGAGCGGATTCTCGGGCCGCAACAGCATCGGCCTTACCGGCGAGTTTCTGGCCGCGGACTTCCAGCGCGGGCTCGAGCTGTTCAGCGACGTACTGCTGCGTCCGCGCTTCGATGCGGACGAGGCCGAGAAGAAACGCCGCGAGCTGCTCTTTGCCCTCTCCAGCCGCCGCGATCAACCGGCGCGCGTGGCCTTCGACCTGTTCGCGCGCACGCTCTACGGCGACCACGCCTACAGCTTCCCCAGCCTGGGCAACGTCCAAAGCGTGGGCGCGATCAGCGTCGAGCAGCTTAGGCGAGCCTGGCGCGACCAGCTGCGCGCGCGCTCGTGCGTGATCGGCGTGGCTGGCGACGTGGATCCGCTGGAGGCCCTCGATGCGTTGCAAGACGCGATCGACCTGCAGCAAACCGCGGACCTCGAGCCGTTGCGACCCGAGCCCGCGCCGTCGCGTCTTGACGGGCCGCGCCAGGCGACCCAGAGCAGCGACAAGCAGCAGGCCCACGCGGTGATCGGCTTTCCGGGCGCAACCCTCAACGATCCGGACCGCCATCTGCTCGAGCTGCTCAGTGCGATTCTAAGCGGACAGTCCGGGCGGCTGTTTCTCGATCTGCGCGACCGCCAGAGCCTGGCCTACAGCCTGAACAGCCTCAGCGTCGAAGGCCTTGATCCGGGATTCTTCGGCGTTTACATCGGCTGCGCGCCGGACAAGGTCGAGCACGTGCTGGAGCAGATCGATGCGCACCTCGAGCGCATCTGCAAGCAACCCGTTTCGCTCGAGGAGCTTAAGCGCGGGCGGCGCTACGTGCTGGGCAGCTTTGAGATCGAGCTGCAGACCGGCTCGGCCTGGACCTCGCAGCTGGTGCTCAACGAGCTGTACAAACTTCCGCGCGACGAAATCGAGCGCATGCGAGTGCTGCTCCAGAGCGCCACGCCCCAAGACGTGCAACGCGTGGCCCAACGCTTTCTCGATCCCCAAGCTCGAGTGCAGGTCGTGCTGACTCCCTGA
- the gyrB gene encoding DNA topoisomerase (ATP-hydrolyzing) subunit B, giving the protein MTDKNKDKTQGEDYTSQNIQVLKGLAAVRKRPAMYVGSTGALGLHHLVYEVVDNSVDEAMGGYCSEIDVTIHVDNSVTVIDNGRGIPTDWHERENRPAAEVVMTILHAGGKFDKSSYKISGGLHGVGVSVVNALSEWLNLEIRRNDKVYTQRYERGEIASPFTEEGKTRKRGTKITFKPDPQIFQELIFNFDTLSQRLRELSFLNAGLKITITDERDEKNHTFFYKGGILQFVEHLNQKKEPMHPKPVYFEGEREGVSVEIALQYNRGYQEKLFSFANNINTIEGGTHLIGFKSALTRTVNSYAQNNSLLKDLKSSPSGDDVREGLTAVISVKVPEPQFEGQTKTKLGNTEVKGLVETLVNEKLSSYLEEHPTVARKIVAKCVESARARDAARKARDLTRRKSALEAGNLPGKLADCQERDAAGAELFLVEGDSAGGSAKQGRDRRFQAILPLRGKILNVEKARFDKMLANEEIKVIIQALGTGIGVDEFSVEKLRYHKIIIMTDADVDGSHIRTLLLTFFYRQMPGLVEQGNLYIAQPPLFRVAGKGIKRGIYMKDEDALRELQIERACDGVKVQSNGNEQIDGRKLATMVRSLIDYHYHLGKLERRGYGSKLISYLLGRGLNFKKQIEQADYVAQMHEELEQLGFNVGDSTLNEEYGTWGFDVTYAAGGQYTSRRLGLDLLSSAEYRELIKLDKLLAELGEAPFTVIENSTSSEASDRAELLRLIFDLGSRGLTIQRYKGLGEMNADQLWDTTMDPEKRVLLQVRIEDAVEADEVFTVLMGDKVEPRRQFIEDNALNVVNLDV; this is encoded by the coding sequence ATGACGGACAAGAATAAAGATAAAACGCAAGGGGAGGATTATACCTCCCAGAACATCCAGGTGCTCAAGGGGCTGGCCGCGGTGCGCAAGCGCCCGGCGATGTACGTCGGCTCGACCGGCGCGCTGGGACTGCACCACCTGGTCTACGAGGTGGTCGACAACAGCGTCGACGAGGCGATGGGCGGCTACTGCAGCGAGATCGATGTCACGATCCACGTCGACAACTCGGTGACCGTGATCGACAACGGACGCGGTATTCCCACCGACTGGCACGAGCGCGAAAATCGTCCCGCGGCCGAGGTCGTAATGACGATCCTCCACGCCGGCGGCAAGTTCGACAAATCCAGCTACAAGATCTCCGGCGGCCTGCACGGCGTGGGCGTGTCGGTGGTCAACGCGCTGAGCGAGTGGCTCAATCTCGAGATTCGTCGCAACGACAAGGTCTACACCCAGCGCTACGAGCGCGGCGAGATCGCATCCCCGTTCACCGAAGAGGGCAAGACCCGCAAACGCGGCACCAAGATCACCTTCAAGCCCGACCCGCAGATCTTCCAGGAGTTGATCTTCAACTTCGATACTCTCTCCCAGCGCCTGCGCGAGCTGAGTTTCCTCAACGCCGGGCTGAAGATCACGATCACCGACGAGCGCGACGAAAAGAACCATACGTTCTTCTACAAGGGCGGGATCCTGCAGTTCGTCGAGCACCTCAACCAGAAAAAAGAGCCGATGCACCCCAAGCCGGTCTACTTCGAGGGCGAGCGCGAGGGGGTCAGCGTCGAGATCGCGCTGCAATACAACCGCGGCTACCAGGAAAAACTGTTCAGCTTCGCCAACAACATCAACACCATCGAAGGCGGAACGCACCTGATCGGATTCAAGTCGGCGCTGACGCGTACGGTCAACTCCTACGCCCAAAACAACAGCCTGCTCAAGGATCTCAAAAGCTCGCCCTCGGGCGACGACGTGCGCGAGGGTCTAACCGCGGTGATCTCGGTCAAGGTCCCCGAGCCGCAGTTCGAGGGGCAGACCAAGACCAAGCTGGGCAATACCGAGGTCAAGGGGTTGGTCGAGACGCTGGTCAACGAGAAGCTCTCATCCTACCTCGAGGAGCACCCGACGGTAGCGCGCAAGATCGTGGCCAAGTGCGTCGAGTCGGCCCGCGCCCGTGACGCAGCGCGTAAGGCCCGCGATCTGACACGCCGTAAAAGCGCACTGGAAGCGGGCAACCTGCCGGGCAAACTCGCCGACTGCCAGGAACGCGACGCGGCCGGAGCCGAGCTGTTTTTAGTCGAGGGCGACTCGGCCGGCGGATCGGCCAAACAGGGGCGCGACCGGCGCTTCCAGGCGATCCTTCCGCTACGCGGCAAGATCCTCAACGTCGAGAAAGCGCGCTTCGACAAGATGCTGGCCAACGAGGAAATCAAGGTCATCATCCAAGCCCTGGGTACGGGCATCGGCGTGGACGAGTTCAGCGTCGAGAAGCTGCGCTATCACAAGATCATCATCATGACCGACGCCGACGTGGACGGCAGCCACATCCGCACCCTGCTGCTGACATTCTTCTATCGTCAGATGCCCGGGCTGGTCGAACAGGGCAACCTATACATCGCCCAGCCGCCGCTGTTCCGCGTTGCAGGCAAGGGGATCAAGCGCGGCATCTACATGAAAGACGAGGACGCGCTGCGAGAGCTGCAGATCGAACGCGCCTGCGACGGGGTCAAGGTCCAGAGCAACGGCAACGAACAGATCGACGGCCGCAAGCTCGCAACAATGGTGCGCTCGCTGATCGATTACCACTACCACCTGGGCAAGCTCGAGCGCCGCGGCTACGGCTCCAAGCTGATCAGCTACCTGCTGGGCCGCGGGCTGAACTTTAAAAAGCAGATCGAGCAGGCCGACTATGTGGCGCAGATGCACGAAGAACTCGAGCAGTTGGGCTTCAACGTGGGCGACTCCACGCTCAACGAGGAATACGGCACCTGGGGCTTCGACGTGACATACGCCGCGGGCGGGCAGTACACCAGCCGACGCCTGGGCCTGGACCTGCTGAGCTCGGCCGAGTACCGCGAACTGATCAAGCTGGACAAGCTGCTCGCAGAACTGGGAGAGGCGCCGTTCACCGTGATCGAAAACAGCACAAGCTCCGAGGCGAGCGATCGCGCGGAACTGCTGCGGCTGATCTTCGATCTGGGAAGCCGCGGCCTGACCATCCAACGCTACAAAGGGTTGGGCGAGATGAACGCCGACCAACTGTGGGATACCACCATGGACCCGGAGAAGCGTGTGCTGCTCCAGGTGCGAATCGAGGACGCGGTGGAGGCCGACGAGGTGTTCACCGTGCTGATGGGCGACAAGGTCGAACCCCGCCGCCAGTTCATCGAGGACAACGCACTCAATGTGGTCAACCTCGACGTCTAG
- the dnaN gene encoding DNA polymerase III subunit beta, translated as MEFTITKDDFLRGLGRIQSIIDKKHTLPILSNVLLEAGKDQLELVATDLEVGIRVQLSADVADEGNITVSAKKLFEIIRELPEGPIRIATLDNDWIQVTSGKAVFKVVGLAAEDFPMFPAFDPESFEAVDGDMLLDMMEKTAFAASTDETRYYLNGVLFESEQGEGQPLLRMVSTDGHRLCMVVKTVESLGNLKLEEPVIIPRKGVAELRKLLSDDDEPVMLMLRERNIIVSKGSVLFVIRLIDGEFPDYRQVVPKELQRSISTDRGLLSSALRRVSVLSSEITRGVKLDFEGNALNISSSNPNFGDATEELDVASEGEPLAIGFNSRYLLDVLGASDAEEVKLSLGDELSPAIIRFTGNEEFLAVIMPMRL; from the coding sequence ATGGAATTCACAATAACCAAAGATGACTTCCTGCGCGGACTGGGAAGAATCCAGAGCATTATCGACAAAAAGCATACGCTTCCCATCCTCTCCAACGTACTGCTCGAAGCGGGCAAGGATCAGCTTGAACTGGTCGCCACCGACCTTGAAGTCGGGATCCGCGTGCAGCTTTCCGCCGACGTGGCGGACGAGGGCAACATCACGGTCTCGGCCAAAAAACTGTTCGAGATTATCCGTGAGCTGCCCGAGGGACCGATCCGCATCGCCACGTTGGACAACGACTGGATCCAGGTCACCAGCGGCAAGGCCGTGTTCAAGGTGGTCGGTCTGGCAGCCGAGGACTTCCCGATGTTCCCGGCGTTCGATCCGGAGAGCTTCGAGGCCGTGGACGGCGACATGCTGCTGGACATGATGGAGAAGACAGCCTTTGCCGCATCCACCGACGAGACGCGTTACTACCTCAACGGCGTGTTGTTCGAGAGCGAGCAGGGCGAAGGTCAGCCGCTGCTGCGGATGGTCAGCACCGACGGACATCGGCTGTGCATGGTGGTCAAGACCGTCGAGAGCCTGGGCAACCTAAAGCTCGAGGAACCGGTAATTATCCCGCGCAAGGGAGTCGCCGAACTGCGCAAGCTGCTCTCGGACGACGACGAGCCGGTAATGCTGATGCTGCGCGAGCGCAACATCATCGTCAGCAAGGGCTCGGTGCTGTTCGTGATCAGACTGATCGACGGCGAGTTCCCCGATTACCGCCAGGTGGTGCCCAAGGAGCTGCAGCGCAGCATCAGCACCGACCGCGGACTGCTCTCATCGGCCCTGCGTCGCGTTTCGGTGCTCAGCTCGGAAATAACGCGCGGCGTCAAGCTCGACTTCGAGGGCAATGCGTTGAACATCTCGTCGAGCAATCCCAATTTCGGCGACGCCACCGAGGAGCTCGATGTGGCCAGCGAGGGCGAACCGTTGGCCATCGGCTTCAACTCGCGCTACCTGCTGGACGTGCTCGGCGCATCCGACGCCGAGGAGGTCAAGCTCAGCCTCGGCGACGAGCTCAGCCCGGCTATCATCCGCTTTACGGGCAACGAAGAGTTCCTGGCAGTGATCATGCCCATGAGGCTCTAG
- the dnaA gene encoding chromosomal replication initiator protein DnaA — MKTVWTETAQLLRSRVPAQAWSAWVEPVEFVDAEESSMTLEVPSKYAKEVFLEKYISITKEALHELTGRHYQLKFMINEAKGKAQLSLLNDETTPPVDRRHRAKRNERKKLNAQFSFSQFIVGPSNQFCYAACNSVANNPGRSYNPLFIYGGVGLGKTHILNAIGNHVMRKWSDMRVLYITAETFMNEMIMSLQHNRIQAFRNKFRNGCDVLLIDDIQFLTGKERTQEEFFHTFNSLYETERQIVMTSDKFPKDIPGLEERLRSRFEWGLIADIAPPELETRIAILIAKAKKERADLPDDVALFLASNFRNNIRELEGAYIRAHAFASLSGKQLTVELAREVLKHMIRDKNHRPTIEDIQKTVADYYHVKVHDLRGHRKPKIIAHPRQVAMYLSRKITEASYPEIGQRFGGKDHSTVIHAVNRIVKKMQEDINLSGEIDSLLKTLSKG; from the coding sequence ATGAAGACTGTTTGGACCGAGACGGCTCAGTTGCTGCGCTCACGCGTGCCGGCTCAGGCCTGGTCGGCGTGGGTCGAGCCCGTCGAGTTCGTCGACGCCGAGGAAAGTTCCATGACCCTGGAGGTCCCGAGCAAGTACGCCAAAGAGGTGTTTCTCGAGAAATACATCTCGATTACCAAAGAGGCGTTGCACGAGCTGACCGGTCGTCACTATCAGTTAAAGTTTATGATCAACGAGGCCAAGGGTAAGGCCCAACTGAGCCTGCTCAACGACGAGACCACGCCGCCGGTGGATCGCCGACATCGCGCCAAGCGCAACGAGCGCAAAAAGCTCAACGCGCAGTTCTCGTTCAGCCAGTTCATCGTCGGCCCGAGCAATCAGTTCTGCTACGCGGCGTGCAACTCGGTGGCCAACAATCCGGGACGCAGCTACAACCCGCTGTTCATTTACGGCGGCGTGGGATTGGGCAAGACGCACATCCTCAACGCCATCGGCAACCACGTGATGCGCAAGTGGTCGGACATGCGCGTGCTGTACATCACCGCCGAGACGTTCATGAACGAGATGATCATGTCGTTGCAGCACAACCGCATTCAGGCTTTCCGCAACAAGTTCCGCAACGGCTGCGACGTGCTGCTGATCGACGACATCCAGTTCCTGACGGGCAAGGAGCGCACCCAGGAGGAGTTCTTCCACACCTTCAACTCGCTGTACGAGACCGAGCGCCAGATCGTGATGACCTCGGACAAGTTCCCCAAGGACATCCCGGGCCTCGAGGAGCGGCTGCGCAGCCGTTTCGAGTGGGGGCTGATCGCCGACATCGCGCCGCCCGAGCTCGAGACGCGCATCGCGATCCTGATCGCCAAGGCCAAAAAAGAACGCGCCGACCTGCCCGACGACGTGGCGCTGTTTTTGGCGAGCAACTTCCGCAACAACATCCGCGAACTCGAGGGCGCCTATATCCGCGCTCACGCTTTCGCCTCGCTCTCGGGCAAGCAGCTCACCGTCGAGCTGGCGCGAGAGGTGCTCAAGCATATGATCCGCGACAAGAACCATCGGCCGACGATCGAGGACATCCAGAAAACCGTGGCCGACTACTACCACGTCAAGGTCCACGACCTGCGCGGACACAGGAAGCCCAAGATCATCGCCCACCCGCGTCAGGTGGCGATGTACCTCAGCCGCAAGATCACCGAGGCCAGCTACCCCGAGATCGGCCAGCGCTTCGGCGGCAAGGACCACTCGACGGTGATCCACGCGGTGAACCGCATCGTCAAGAAAATGCAGGAAGACATCAACCTCAGCGGCGAGATCGATTCGCTGCTCAAGACGCTGAGCAAGGGTTGA